From the Nocardiopsis changdeensis genome, one window contains:
- a CDS encoding ankyrin repeat domain-containing protein: MSGADGRRRPSASHEPWRAAGLRKGRRYGISHQAIDRATERRLAGDWRGACAAAGIDVELDLDAIRNEHGIEFTERLLDDLHHLVPDLAKLHMPRSWKGLGLLLPEQPALLSRPGGPDNPWLTLGVGARYHPWIRGPVLKVGRMGAVPDYNPHHPMREQPALDRWKISSFTAHWAGLPHVWETSRHLWDARHVHEMRERWGGDAQRVPFLNPDGTPRAPDELPVEDPGLGDRPSRTEWIDGLHQAGQVVEAFAAAGIGFDPGPVSVEVAARLPFSPARIPGELRRLTAAGLGDRFQIPYDKLTTVLLALEKDTVRVEFAEFDLDTASGIPALSEVCWARPPDVDVLRDGMPPDELHPLVREAIAPDHVPGAPPEPAFADRSPVRVRCRGEWHEVIPSRVGLRIPHDDEETNREASLRALGGNSTGCFAVREAWSTGEGRLPQALRKRRDDLFGWVRQRDTHAVLHYLDRGGDPDIRDGKGRALLHHLAFLNHEVLLPRLLEAGADVNAEDRDGRTPLDVFDQVAGGLREDTVARKTLVAAGAVAKDPEEFQAWLLRASAGSSDDPPF; this comes from the coding sequence GTGAGCGGGGCCGACGGGCGCCGGCGCCCGTCGGCCTCGCACGAGCCGTGGCGCGCGGCCGGGCTGCGCAAGGGCCGACGCTACGGGATCTCACACCAGGCGATCGACCGCGCCACCGAGCGGCGGTTGGCCGGAGACTGGCGCGGCGCCTGCGCGGCCGCCGGGATCGACGTCGAACTCGACCTGGACGCGATCCGCAACGAGCACGGCATAGAGTTCACCGAACGGCTGCTCGACGACCTCCACCACCTCGTCCCCGACCTGGCGAAACTGCACATGCCCCGCTCCTGGAAAGGACTGGGACTCCTCCTGCCAGAGCAGCCCGCACTGCTCTCCCGCCCCGGCGGCCCCGACAACCCCTGGCTGACGCTCGGGGTAGGGGCCCGCTACCACCCCTGGATCCGCGGACCCGTCCTCAAGGTGGGACGGATGGGCGCCGTGCCCGACTACAACCCTCATCATCCGATGCGGGAACAACCGGCCCTGGACCGTTGGAAAATCTCGTCCTTCACCGCGCACTGGGCGGGACTCCCCCATGTCTGGGAGACCTCCCGGCATCTGTGGGACGCCCGGCACGTCCACGAGATGCGTGAGCGCTGGGGCGGCGACGCCCAGCGTGTTCCGTTCCTGAACCCGGACGGTACCCCACGCGCCCCGGATGAACTGCCCGTCGAGGATCCCGGACTCGGTGATCGGCCCTCCCGGACCGAGTGGATCGACGGCCTGCACCAGGCCGGGCAGGTGGTCGAGGCGTTCGCCGCCGCGGGGATCGGGTTCGACCCCGGTCCGGTATCGGTGGAGGTCGCCGCACGGCTGCCCTTCTCCCCCGCCCGTATCCCCGGCGAACTCCGACGGCTCACCGCAGCCGGGCTCGGCGACCGCTTCCAGATCCCCTACGACAAGCTCACCACGGTCCTCCTTGCCCTGGAGAAGGACACCGTGCGAGTGGAGTTCGCCGAATTCGACCTCGACACGGCGTCGGGGATACCGGCCTTGTCCGAGGTGTGCTGGGCGCGGCCGCCGGACGTCGACGTGCTGCGCGACGGGATGCCACCCGACGAACTCCACCCCCTGGTCCGCGAGGCGATCGCTCCGGACCACGTCCCCGGCGCACCGCCGGAACCCGCCTTCGCCGACCGTTCCCCGGTCCGAGTGCGCTGCCGGGGCGAATGGCACGAGGTCATCCCGTCACGCGTCGGGCTGCGGATCCCGCACGACGACGAGGAGACGAACCGCGAAGCGTCCCTACGGGCACTCGGCGGCAACAGCACCGGCTGCTTCGCCGTCCGGGAAGCCTGGTCCACCGGCGAAGGACGGTTGCCCCAGGCCCTGCGGAAACGGCGCGACGACCTGTTCGGGTGGGTGAGGCAGAGGGATACCCACGCTGTGCTTCACTACCTCGACAGGGGAGGCGACCCCGACATCCGTGATGGGAAGGGCCGGGCGCTACTGCACCATCTCGCCTTTCTGAACCATGAGGTACTGCTGCCGCGCTTGTTGGAGGCAGGGGCGGATGTGAACGCCGAGGATCGCGACGGTCGTACGCCTCTCGATGTATTCGATCAGGTCGCCGGTGGTCTTCGAGAGGACACCGTCGCGAGGAAAACACTCGTGGCCGCCGGTGCAGTGGCGAAGGACCCGGAGGAGTTCCAGGCATGGCTCCTCCGTGCTTCGGCGGGATCCAGTGATGATCCGCCCTTCTAA
- a CDS encoding ankyrin repeat domain-containing protein: MKTSSEHRRPSASHEPWRAAGLRKGRRYGISHQAIDRATERRLAGDWRGACAAAGVDVELDLDAVRNEYGTEFTERLLDDLHHLVPDLAKLHMPRSWKGLGLLLPEQPALLSRPGGPNGPWLTLKVEPWYARRSRRPALTVEPAETHPGHYLEAGRYEYPALHRYNLSSTTAHWEGVPHVWETSRHLWDIRHVHEARERWGGDARRIPFLNPAGGPRALEELPTEDPGAGDPVARAEWIDGLHQAGQVVEAFAAAGIRFDAGPVPMEAAAHLPFSPARIPGELRRLTAAGLGDRFQIPYDKDFLVVFSMDGGVVRAGFVDLDVDTSEITAMPEVCWTRPPDIDVLRDGMSPDELHPLVRAAVAPGHAPGEPPAPVFVDRAPARIRCRGEWHEVTPTRTGIRIPHSDEEILREASLKVLGGRSSGCFAVRETWATGAGRLPRELRRRRDNLFEHVRHGDTDAVLRYLDEEGDPHIRSAGGQTLLHYLSLLDHRVLLPRLLEAGADVNAEDLDGRAALRFVSGRLRGDNGENTAVGRALLAAGAVAELPFPGRPVGVDGSEFSDSPPF; encoded by the coding sequence GTGAAGACCTCGTCCGAACACCGGCGCCCGTCGGCCTCGCACGAGCCGTGGCGCGCGGCCGGGCTGCGCAAGGGCCGACGCTACGGGATCTCACACCAGGCGATCGACCGCGCCACCGAACGCCGCCTGGCCGGAGACTGGCGCGGTGCCTGCGCGGCCGCCGGAGTCGACGTCGAACTCGACCTGGACGCGGTACGCAACGAGTACGGCACGGAGTTCACCGAACGGCTGCTGGACGACCTTCACCACCTGGTCCCCGACCTGGCGAAACTGCACATGCCCCGCTCCTGGAAAGGACTGGGACTCCTCCTGCCGGAGCAGCCCGCACTGCTCTCCCGCCCCGGCGGCCCCAACGGCCCCTGGCTGACGCTCAAGGTCGAGCCCTGGTACGCACGCAGGAGCCGCAGACCCGCCCTGACGGTTGAGCCGGCCGAGACCCATCCCGGGCACTATCTGGAAGCCGGCAGGTATGAATATCCTGCACTCCACCGCTACAACCTGTCGTCCACGACCGCGCACTGGGAAGGTGTTCCTCACGTATGGGAGACGTCCCGGCACCTGTGGGACATCAGGCACGTCCATGAGGCACGCGAGCGCTGGGGCGGCGACGCCCGCCGCATCCCCTTCCTGAACCCCGCCGGTGGACCGCGCGCCCTGGAGGAGTTGCCGACTGAAGATCCCGGGGCCGGAGACCCGGTCGCCCGCGCCGAGTGGATCGACGGCCTGCACCAGGCCGGGCAGGTGGTCGAGGCGTTCGCCGCCGCAGGGATCCGGTTCGACGCCGGCCCGGTACCGATGGAGGCCGCGGCGCACCTGCCCTTCTCCCCCGCCCGCATCCCCGGCGAACTCCGACGGCTCACCGCAGCCGGGCTCGGCGACCGCTTCCAGATCCCCTACGACAAGGACTTCCTGGTGGTGTTCTCGATGGACGGAGGCGTCGTGCGGGCGGGCTTCGTCGATCTCGACGTTGACACGTCGGAGATCACCGCCATGCCCGAAGTGTGCTGGACACGTCCGCCCGACATCGACGTGCTCCGGGACGGGATGAGCCCCGATGAACTCCATCCCCTGGTACGAGCCGCAGTCGCTCCCGGGCATGCGCCCGGCGAACCCCCCGCACCCGTCTTCGTCGACCGTGCTCCGGCCCGGATCCGCTGCCGGGGCGAATGGCACGAAGTCACCCCCACCCGCACCGGAATCAGGATTCCGCACAGCGACGAGGAGATTCTCCGCGAGGCGTCCTTGAAAGTGCTCGGTGGACGCAGCAGCGGGTGCTTCGCCGTCCGGGAGACCTGGGCGACCGGAGCCGGACGGCTGCCACGAGAACTGCGGCGACGCCGCGACAACCTGTTCGAGCACGTGAGGCACGGAGACACCGACGCCGTACTCCGTTATCTCGATGAGGAAGGTGACCCCCACATTCGTAGTGCGGGCGGCCAGACCCTGCTGCACTACCTCTCCCTGTTGGACCACAGAGTACTGCTGCCCCGCCTGTTGGAGGCGGGCGCGGATGTGAATGCCGAGGACCTCGATGGCCGTGCGGCTCTCCGCTTCGTCAGCGGGCGGTTGCGCGGTGACAACGGCGAGAACACCGCAGTGGGGCGCGCACTCCTGGCCGCAGGAGCGGTGGCCGAGCTGCCGTTCCCGGGACGGCCGGTTGGTGTGGACGGCTCCGAGTTCAGTGACTCCCCGCCCTTCTAG
- a CDS encoding M48 family metallopeptidase has translation MFHPAPAQGRFKGCSVHGAGGCGYVPETRYPAAPYCRSVRPGGRGPYELGDGEEIVPAPAHPWEAPLFVVCAVANVLLLGLGAHLLAVLTGTWQAPVLALAAVPAGCWLVRGLRYARHRAESVKISPTQFPEAYRVVATLSAAMGVRTPEAYVRVDGGRADAGAHGLRRYLVLSGELFDDDGRVGDPDALAFTVAHQLGHVVAGHTGFWRRLAVLGAEPVPLLGAALARCSEYTADNHAYAHFPEGAHTVRVHAGGVRLYPRVNMGEMADRARTDRGCTLLLYHLLSRRPGNVRRMAALRDRGRRGRVFL, from the coding sequence ATGTTCCATCCCGCGCCCGCGCAGGGCCGCTTCAAGGGGTGTTCGGTGCACGGGGCGGGTGGCTGCGGATACGTCCCGGAGACCCGGTACCCGGCCGCGCCCTACTGCCGGTCCGTCCGACCGGGCGGCCGCGGGCCCTACGAGCTGGGCGACGGCGAGGAGATCGTCCCGGCGCCCGCCCACCCGTGGGAGGCCCCGCTGTTCGTCGTGTGCGCGGTCGCGAACGTGCTGCTGCTGGGCCTGGGCGCGCACCTGCTGGCCGTGCTGACCGGCACCTGGCAGGCGCCGGTCCTGGCGCTGGCGGCCGTCCCGGCCGGCTGCTGGCTGGTCCGGGGGCTGCGGTACGCGCGGCACCGGGCGGAGTCGGTGAAGATCTCCCCCACCCAGTTCCCCGAGGCGTACCGGGTGGTCGCGACGCTGTCGGCGGCGATGGGGGTGCGCACCCCCGAGGCGTACGTGCGGGTGGACGGCGGCCGGGCCGACGCGGGGGCGCACGGGCTGCGCCGCTACCTGGTGCTGTCGGGCGAGCTGTTCGACGACGACGGGCGGGTCGGCGACCCGGACGCGCTGGCGTTCACGGTGGCCCACCAGCTCGGGCACGTGGTGGCGGGGCACACCGGGTTCTGGCGGCGGCTCGCGGTGCTGGGCGCGGAACCGGTTCCGCTGCTGGGGGCGGCGCTGGCGCGCTGCTCGGAGTACACGGCGGACAACCACGCCTACGCCCACTTCCCGGAGGGCGCGCACACCGTGCGGGTGCACGCGGGCGGGGTGCGGCTGTACCCGCGGGTCAACATGGGCGAGATGGCCGACCGGGCGCGCACCGACCGGGGGTGCACGCTGCTGCTCTACCACCTGCTGTCGCGCCGGCCGGGCAACGTCCGCCGCATGGCGGCCCTGCGCGACCGCGGCCGCCGCGGCCGCGTCTTCCTCTGA
- a CDS encoding ROK family transcriptional regulator → MAMGSGTVGLRTVREANLGVVLRTIRESAPCSRAAVAAATGLNKTTVSSLVADLMARGLVRETGRTAQSGVGRPGVLLDLDDTSVAALGLEVNVDYLSVVAVDLVQRELTARHTPFDAREAGPDESARRIVAALREAADDPAVRGRTVVGAGIAVPGLVDAPSGTVRRAPNLGWADFPLGARADALGFPVRVDNDANLGAVAEYRVGSFAGTPDLVYVTGEVGIGAGVLTDGALLRGAGGFAGELGHLALDPGGPECSCGRRGCLEAVAGIGAILRDALPDLAPGGPLSGADVAVLVDTAVGRAAAGDAVAVAALERAGGMLGRGLAALVNLVDPGLVLLGGYFVPMGPWLLPPCRSALAAGVFAPDAGGCRVEPSALGLSAAARGGAAGVIHALDSGALPLPAPAAAG, encoded by the coding sequence GTGGCGATGGGTTCGGGAACGGTGGGCCTGCGCACGGTCCGTGAGGCCAACCTGGGGGTGGTGCTGCGCACCATCCGCGAGTCCGCGCCGTGTTCGCGGGCGGCGGTGGCGGCGGCCACCGGCCTCAACAAGACGACGGTGTCCAGCCTGGTCGCCGACCTGATGGCGCGCGGCCTGGTCCGGGAGACCGGCCGGACCGCGCAGAGCGGCGTGGGCCGCCCCGGGGTGCTGCTGGACCTGGACGACACGTCGGTGGCGGCGCTGGGCCTGGAGGTCAACGTCGACTACCTGTCGGTGGTGGCGGTGGACCTGGTGCAGCGGGAGCTGACCGCCCGGCACACGCCCTTCGACGCGCGGGAGGCGGGGCCCGACGAGAGCGCCCGCCGGATCGTGGCGGCGCTGCGCGAGGCCGCCGACGACCCGGCGGTGCGCGGAAGGACCGTGGTGGGCGCCGGGATCGCGGTGCCGGGCCTGGTGGACGCCCCGTCCGGGACGGTGCGCCGGGCCCCCAACCTGGGCTGGGCGGACTTCCCGCTGGGGGCGCGCGCGGACGCGCTGGGCTTCCCGGTGCGCGTGGACAACGACGCCAACCTGGGGGCCGTGGCCGAGTACCGGGTGGGCTCCTTCGCCGGGACCCCGGACCTGGTCTACGTCACCGGGGAGGTCGGGATCGGCGCGGGGGTGCTCACCGACGGCGCCCTGCTGCGCGGCGCGGGCGGGTTCGCCGGGGAGCTGGGCCACCTGGCGCTGGACCCGGGCGGGCCGGAATGCTCGTGCGGGCGGCGCGGCTGCCTGGAGGCGGTGGCGGGCATCGGCGCGATCCTGCGCGACGCGCTCCCCGACCTGGCCCCGGGCGGGCCGCTGTCCGGCGCGGACGTGGCGGTCCTGGTGGACACGGCGGTGGGCCGGGCGGCGGCGGGCGACGCGGTGGCGGTGGCGGCACTGGAGCGGGCGGGAGGCATGCTGGGCCGGGGGCTGGCGGCGCTGGTCAACCTGGTGGACCCGGGGCTGGTGCTGCTGGGCGGGTACTTCGTGCCGATGGGCCCCTGGCTGCTGCCGCCCTGCCGGAGCGCCCTGGCGGCCGGGGTGTTCGCCCCGGACGCGGGCGGATGCCGGGTGGAGCCGTCGGCGCTGGGGCTGAGCGCCGCGGCCCGGGGCGGGGCGGCGGGGGTCATCCACGCCCTGGACTCGGGCGCGCTCCCGCTGCCCGCGCCGGCGGCGGCCGGCTGA
- a CDS encoding GNAT family N-acetyltransferase, with product MVPADVFRDQPVLTGDLVELRPLDAETGAPLVGALVDMDPEVRRLTGTHRRFTREAVQEWNRTRPDHHDRADWVIVERAGGTTVGDCALTELDPDNASAGYRIALTSTAHAGKGYGTAATDLVLEYAFTVAGLHRVALEVFDFNPRARRSYEKSGFVREGVWRQALHWDGEWHDAVLMSVLAHEYAALRAAGDTGAGDG from the coding sequence ATGGTCCCCGCAGACGTCTTCCGCGACCAGCCGGTCCTCACCGGTGACCTGGTCGAACTCCGCCCGCTCGACGCCGAGACCGGCGCCCCGCTCGTCGGGGCCCTCGTCGACATGGACCCGGAGGTGCGCCGCCTCACCGGAACCCACCGGCGGTTCACACGGGAGGCGGTCCAGGAGTGGAACCGGACCCGCCCGGACCACCACGACCGCGCCGACTGGGTGATCGTCGAACGCGCCGGGGGCACGACCGTCGGCGACTGCGCGCTCACCGAACTGGACCCCGACAACGCCTCCGCGGGCTACCGGATCGCGCTGACCTCCACCGCCCACGCCGGGAAGGGGTACGGGACCGCCGCCACGGACCTGGTCCTGGAGTACGCGTTCACGGTGGCGGGCCTGCACCGGGTGGCGCTGGAGGTGTTCGACTTCAACCCGCGGGCGCGGCGCTCCTACGAGAAGTCGGGGTTCGTCCGCGAGGGCGTGTGGCGCCAGGCCCTGCACTGGGACGGCGAGTGGCACGACGCCGTCCTGATGTCGGTGCTCGCCCACGAGTACGCGGCCCTACGCGCCGCGGGGGACACCGGGGCCGGGGACGGCTAG
- a CDS encoding ankyrin repeat domain-containing protein has translation MTPSDLSRSVSHRPMRAAGLRKGRRYGISREMIDRATERRLAGDWEGACEAAGVETLLDVEIDDLRDQHGSEFADRLLDDLHHLVPDLARLHMPRFWSGSGTLVPKQAVLLSRPGGDEGPWLTLRPRGWKIHGDQRLVLAVEEVFLRGFLPRSNRVPYAAHWSGAAHVWEISRHLWDSRHVHEMRERWGGGPDRAPFLNADGTLRAAGELPTGDPGPGDPAARTEWIDGLHQAGEAVAAFAAAGIVLDTAPAELDWGDPADPVEVAAQLPFSPARLLGEARRLADAGFGTRFRIPLTIHESVILNLEGDAPRLGIEEYLLWEDDEPPVLPEVCWTRPPDVDVLRDGMSPEELHPLVREALAPARPPADRRPGPAGFDPEGFGPVRVRCRDGEWHTVTPAGDGLDIPHTAEELERETALRALGGASGGCFAARDAWSTGQGRLPRRLREPRDELFERARHGDTDAVLRYLDAGGDPNLRDRNGRTLLHHLSMVDHEAVLPRLLKAGADLDAADPEERTPLFYAVAGSGTAELALALVEAGARTEDIGNGDDLVDVIDQRSGEDSEERGIAGQDWESLLEEG, from the coding sequence GTGACGCCTTCGGACCTCTCCCGCTCGGTGTCCCACCGGCCGATGCGGGCGGCGGGGCTGCGCAAGGGCCGGCGCTACGGGATCTCGCGCGAAATGATCGACCGCGCCACCGAGCGGCGCCTGGCCGGGGACTGGGAGGGCGCCTGCGAGGCCGCGGGGGTGGAGACCCTCCTCGACGTCGAGATCGACGACCTGCGCGACCAGCACGGCTCCGAGTTCGCCGACCGGCTGCTGGACGACCTGCACCACCTGGTCCCGGACCTGGCGCGGCTGCACATGCCCCGGTTCTGGAGCGGGTCGGGCACGCTGGTCCCCAAGCAGGCCGTCCTGCTGTCGCGCCCGGGCGGGGACGAGGGGCCGTGGCTGACGCTGCGGCCGCGGGGCTGGAAGATCCACGGGGACCAGCGGTTGGTGCTGGCGGTGGAGGAGGTGTTCCTGCGGGGGTTCCTGCCGCGCTCCAACCGGGTCCCCTACGCGGCGCACTGGTCGGGCGCCGCCCACGTGTGGGAGATCTCCCGGCACCTGTGGGACTCCCGGCACGTCCACGAGATGCGTGAGCGCTGGGGCGGGGGACCCGACCGCGCGCCGTTCCTGAACGCCGACGGGACGCTCCGCGCCGCCGGGGAGCTCCCGACGGGGGACCCCGGGCCCGGCGACCCCGCGGCCCGGACCGAGTGGATCGACGGCCTGCACCAGGCGGGGGAGGCGGTCGCGGCCTTCGCGGCCGCGGGGATCGTCCTCGACACCGCCCCGGCGGAACTGGACTGGGGCGACCCGGCCGACCCCGTGGAGGTGGCGGCGCAGCTGCCGTTCTCCCCGGCGCGGCTGCTCGGCGAGGCGCGCAGGCTGGCCGACGCCGGGTTCGGCACGCGGTTCCGGATCCCGCTCACCATCCACGAGTCGGTGATCCTGAACCTGGAGGGGGACGCCCCGCGGCTGGGGATCGAGGAGTACCTGCTCTGGGAGGACGACGAGCCCCCGGTGCTCCCGGAGGTGTGCTGGACCCGGCCGCCGGACGTCGACGTGCTCCGCGACGGCATGTCCCCCGAGGAGCTGCACCCGCTGGTCCGCGAGGCCCTCGCCCCGGCGCGTCCGCCCGCCGACCGGCGGCCCGGGCCTGCGGGGTTCGATCCCGAGGGGTTCGGCCCCGTCCGGGTGCGCTGCCGCGACGGGGAGTGGCACACGGTGACCCCCGCCGGCGACGGCCTGGACATCCCGCACACCGCGGAGGAGCTGGAGCGCGAGACGGCGCTGCGGGCGCTGGGCGGCGCGAGCGGCGGCTGCTTCGCCGCGCGCGACGCGTGGAGCACCGGGCAGGGGCGGCTGCCCCGCAGGCTGCGGGAGCCCCGCGACGAGCTGTTCGAGCGGGCCCGGCACGGCGACACCGACGCGGTCCTGCGGTACCTGGACGCGGGCGGCGACCCGAACCTGCGCGACCGCAACGGGAGGACCCTGCTGCACCACCTCTCCATGGTCGACCACGAGGCGGTGCTGCCGCGCCTGCTCAAGGCGGGCGCGGACCTGGACGCCGCCGACCCGGAGGAGCGCACGCCGCTGTTCTACGCGGTGGCCGGCAGCGGGACCGCCGAACTCGCGCTCGCCCTGGTGGAGGCGGGCGCGCGGACCGAGGACATCGGGAACGGCGACGACCTGGTGGATGTGATCGACCAGCGCTCCGGCGAGGACTCCGAGGAGAGGGGCATCGCGGGGCAGGACTGGGAGAGCCTGCTGGAGGAGGGGTGA
- a CDS encoding gala protein, translating into MTDKTPVRCPAIEHPDLPLADPAGLEPLLARLADPAPVTADETFPLGTLRPDGRVDLCKQGLGLAGARRVIPAAAASPHAAHLLLGTNAIGSEGARVLAGSLADGHGLQTLYLGCNRIGADGAAALADRLAGDDTVRALWLKRNPVGDEGARAVAGALAANGRLRSLDLVNTGVTADGLRALLDALAGREAPLERLFLGGNGLGPDTADLLAAFLCEAGVRELYAPANHLGDAGARTIAAAVAGLDRPVTLGLGGNGIGADGAIALAEALGGIEALDLGRPPSQRALGAPSNELGDAGVTALAEAIPASPLRRLEVRHTGFGYPAARALSEAVARSGRMEYAGLGPGLPRRTKRTIAGHLRPARRVHEDMRAIASLYR; encoded by the coding sequence ATGACCGACAAGACGCCCGTACGCTGCCCCGCCATCGAGCACCCCGACCTGCCTCTGGCGGACCCCGCCGGCCTGGAGCCGCTGCTGGCCCGGCTGGCCGACCCGGCCCCCGTGACGGCCGACGAGACCTTCCCGCTGGGGACCCTGCGCCCCGACGGCCGGGTGGACCTGTGCAAGCAGGGCCTGGGCCTGGCCGGGGCGCGGCGGGTGATCCCCGCGGCCGCGGCCTCCCCGCACGCCGCCCACCTGCTGCTGGGCACCAACGCCATCGGCTCCGAGGGTGCCCGCGTGCTGGCCGGCTCCCTCGCCGACGGGCACGGGCTCCAGACCCTCTACCTGGGCTGCAACCGGATCGGCGCGGACGGCGCCGCCGCCCTGGCCGACCGGCTCGCCGGGGACGACACCGTGCGGGCCCTGTGGCTCAAGCGCAACCCCGTGGGCGACGAAGGTGCCCGGGCGGTCGCCGGGGCCCTGGCCGCCAACGGCCGCCTGCGCTCCCTGGACCTGGTGAACACCGGGGTCACCGCCGACGGTCTGCGCGCCCTCCTGGACGCGCTGGCCGGGCGGGAGGCCCCGCTGGAGCGGCTGTTCCTGGGCGGCAACGGGCTGGGCCCGGACACCGCGGACCTGCTGGCCGCGTTCCTGTGCGAGGCCGGGGTGCGGGAGCTGTACGCGCCCGCCAACCACCTGGGCGACGCGGGCGCGCGGACCATCGCCGCCGCCGTCGCCGGGCTGGACCGGCCGGTCACCCTGGGCCTGGGCGGCAACGGCATCGGCGCCGACGGCGCGATCGCCCTGGCCGAGGCGCTGGGCGGCATCGAAGCGCTCGACCTGGGCCGCCCGCCCTCGCAGCGGGCGCTGGGCGCGCCGTCCAACGAGCTGGGCGACGCGGGTGTGACGGCGCTGGCCGAGGCGATCCCCGCCAGCCCGCTGCGCCGCCTGGAGGTGCGCCACACCGGGTTCGGCTACCCGGCCGCGCGTGCGCTGTCGGAGGCGGTGGCCCGCAGCGGCCGCATGGAGTACGCGGGGCTCGGTCCGGGCCTGCCGCGCCGCACCAAGCGGACGATCGCCGGGCACCTGCGCCCGGCCCGCCGGGTGCACGAGGACATGCGCGCGATCGCGAGCCTGTACCGGTGA
- a CDS encoding NUDIX domain-containing protein — MPVPEFLRELRDQIGPALVPLVGVTAVVLDEDDRVLLHRRADDGRWATPGGILEPGEQPAVAVVREVEEETGLVVEVERLVSVLGQDPYVYPNGDRVQFLDLAFRCRPVGGALDAGGDETLEVGWFAPGGLPAMSERILDRIAYAREARPEPFYVR, encoded by the coding sequence ATGCCCGTTCCCGAGTTCCTGCGCGAGCTGCGCGATCAGATCGGCCCGGCCCTGGTCCCCCTGGTGGGGGTCACCGCCGTGGTCCTGGACGAGGACGACCGTGTGCTGCTGCACCGGCGCGCCGACGACGGCCGCTGGGCGACCCCCGGCGGCATCCTCGAACCGGGGGAGCAGCCCGCCGTCGCCGTGGTGCGGGAGGTCGAGGAGGAGACCGGCCTGGTGGTGGAGGTCGAGCGGCTGGTCAGCGTGCTCGGCCAGGACCCCTACGTCTACCCCAACGGCGACCGGGTCCAGTTCCTGGACCTGGCGTTCCGCTGCCGCCCGGTCGGCGGCGCCCTCGACGCCGGCGGCGACGAGACCCTGGAGGTGGGCTGGTTCGCCCCCGGCGGGCTGCCCGCCATGTCGGAGCGCATCCTCGACCGCATCGCCTACGCCCGGGAGGCCCGCCCCGAGCCCTTCTACGTCCGCTGA